In the genome of Acidimicrobiales bacterium, the window GGCGGCGGACGTGACGGCGCCGTCCAGGGCGGCGGCCTCCAGGGCGTCCGTCACCAGGCGGCGGGCGGCCCGGGTGCTGGACGGCTCGGGGTCGAAGGTCCAGGCCTCGACAGCCGCGGCGTTCATGGGTGGGAGTGACCTCGGTACGTGGGCGACAGACGACCCAACGCTACCCGGTCCGCCGCGAATTCCGGCGGTGCAAGGGCGGCACGGCACGAGCCCCTAGCGTGGCCGCCTGTGTCGGACCGGCGACCCGAGACGGGCGGCGACGCCGTCGCCTTCGCCTCCCGCTTCGCCGACGAGGTGCTCTTCCCGTCGGCCCTCGACACCGAGTCGGCCGGCGACGTCCCCACCACCTCGCTCGACGCGCTGGCCGCGGCGGGTCTCTACGGCATGGCCGGCCCGGTGCCGGCCGGTGGGCTCGACCTCGACCGGGCGTCGGGATGGGCGGTGGTCGAGGCGCTGGCCGGCGGCTGCCTGGCCACGGCGTTCGTGTGGGTCCAGCACCACGGACTGGTGCGGATGTTGGCGTCCGCCGCCCCGGGCGAGTTGCGCGACGAGTGGCTGGGCCCGCTGTGCCGCGGCGAGCGGCGGGCCGGGCTGGCGCTGGCCGGGCTGCTGCCCGGCCCGGCGCGCCTGCGGGCGACGCCCCGGGACGAGGGCTGGGCCCTCCAGGGCTCGTCGCCGTGGGTGACGGGCTGGGGGCACGTCGACGTGCTCCTGGTGGCCGCCCGCGCCCCGGACGACATGGTGGCGTGGCTCGTGGTGGACGCCGTCGAGGGCGGTGGGCTCACCGTCGAGCGCCAGCGGCTGGTCGCCGTGGACGCCAGTGCCACGGTGCGGGCGGACTTCGACGGGCTGGTCGTCCCCCGGGACCGCCTGATCGCGGTGCAGCCCTGTGCCGAGGTGGCCGGCGGGCCGGCGGCGTCGCTGCGGACCAACGGTTCGCTGGCCCTGGGCGTGGCGGGCCGGTGCTGCCGGCTGATGGGGCCGAGCGGGCTGGGCCCGGAGCTGGCGCACTGCCGGGCCGCCCTGGACGCCGCCGGCCCCGAGGAGATCGCCGACGCCCGGGCGGCCGCCTCCGAGCTGGCGGTGCGGGCCGCCTCCGCCCTCGTCGTGCACGAGGGGAGCAGCTCCGTCACCCTCGGCGCCTCCGCCCAGCGCCTGGCCCGGGAGGCCACGTTCCTGCTGGTCTTCGGGAGCCGCCCCGCCATCCGCGCCGCCCTGCTCCGTCGGCTGGGCGCCGGCTGACGGCGCCGCGTCGGCGACCCGCTCAGGCCTCGTCGCCGCTCCAGGCGCGCTCCTCGGCGTCCCACTCGGCGTTGCGCGCCTCTACCGTGCCCTGCCAGTTCCGCGCCGCCTCCTCGGTGGGGTAAGGGCCCATCCGGTCGTCGGCCCGGCAGGCGCCGCCCGCCTGCTCGACCCGGTCGTGGCGGACGCACCAGTACCAACCGGCCCCGCCTCCCGTCGCCACGGCCCCTACCCTACGGGCCGCCGACACCGGCGCAGCCCTCCGGGCGGTCGCCGAGCCGGTCGCCGTCGCCGGCCGGGCGACCCACCAACTCCTGAGGTGGTTCACAGGTGGTTCCCAGGAACGAGGCCCATCCTCGAGAGCATGGAAATGCCCGATCGTGGCCGCTGGGGGATCGACACGCTCGACGAGCCGCCCGGGCCGGCGGGGCCGCCGGAGGCCCTCCCCCCGCTGGAGCCGCCGCCCGCCGAGGCGCCGCCGTACCCGCACGACGGCCCGCCCGTGGCCGGCTCCACGCCACCCGCGCCCGGTCCGGGGATGCCCCTGTCCCCGCCCCCGGACCGGCCGCGGGCCCTCCGCGCCCGCACCGGCGCCGCCCTCCTCGCCGTCGCCCTGGCCGGCGCCGCCGCCGGGTCGGCCCTCACCATGGCCCTCGACGGCGACGAGGCCGCCTCGCCGAGGGCCGTCGTGGGCGCCGCCGGCGCCGGCCGCTCGATCGTGCTCGACGGCGAGAAGCTGGACGTGGCCGGTGTGGTCGCCAAGGCGGAGCCCGCCGTGGTGTCCATCCGGGTGGACGTCGACAACGGCTTCCGCAGCGCCACCGGCGCCGGCACCGGCGTCATCCTGACCCCCGACGGCGAGGTCCTCACCAACGCCCACGTGGTGGACGGCGCCCGCACCGTGCGGGTCACCCTGGCGGGGGAGTCCCGGGCCCGCACGGCCGACGTCGTCGGGACCGACCCGGCCGCCGACCTCGCCCTGCTGCGCATCCCCGGCGCCCAGGGCCTCCCCACCGCCGACCTCGGCTCGTCGGCCGACGTGGCGGTGGGCGACGACGTCGTCGCCATCGGCAACGCCCTCGCCCTGCGGGGCGGCCCCACCGTGACCAGGGGCATCGTCTCCGCCCTCGACCGCTCGCTCGACACCAGCAACGGGACCATGACCGGGCTCATCCAGACCGACGCCTCCATCAGCTCGGGCAACTCCGGCGGCCCCCTCGTCAACGCCCTGGGGCAGGTCATCGGCATCAACACCGCCGTCGCCTCGTCGGGCCGCGGCTCGGCGGCAGAGAACATCGGTTTCGCCATCGCCATCGACCGGGCCCTGCCGGTGATGGAGCGGCTCCGGGGCAACGCCCCGTCGGCACGCGTCGGCTACCTCGGCGTCAGCACCTCCGACCCCGAGGACGGGAGCCGGGGCGCCACCGTGATGAGCGTCGAGGCGGGCTCGCCGGCGGACGCGGCCGGTGTGCGGGCCGGCGATCTCATCACCCACGTCGACGGCCGGGCCATCGACGGGGCGGCGGCCCTGTCCAGCGCCGTCAAGTCGAAGGAGCCGGGCGCCGACATCGATCTCCGGGTCCTCCGCGAGGACGACGAGGTGGGCGTCAAGGCGACCCTGGGCACCCAGCCCGCCGGCTGACGGCCGGTCCCCAGCAACCTCTGAGCCGATTCGCACCGTTCTGCTCAGGACCGGCGGGGATCGTCGGTACCGAACGGCGCCGTGGCAGGCCACCATGGTGGGGCCGCAGCCGGGCGCCGGACGCCCCCGGCACGCCCCGCACCCACCCCAAGGAGAGACCGCATGACGCCCAGCCGCACCCCCGGGGAGATCCTCGAGCAGGCCCTCTTCGAGGTGAAGCGGGTGGTGGTGGGCCAGGACCGGATGATCGAGCGGCTCTTCGTGTGCCTGCTGGGCCGGGGCCACTGCCTCCTCGAGGGGGCGCCGGGCCTGGCCAAGACCCTGGCCGCCGAGACGCTCGCCACCGTGATGGGGGGTGAGTTCGCCCGCCTCCAGTTCACGCCCGACCTCGTCCCCGCCGACCTGGTCGGCACCCGCATCTACCGCCCGTCGCAGGAGGCGTTCGACGTCGAGCTCGGCCCCGTGTTCGCCAACGTGGTGCTGGCCGACGAGATCAACCGGGCCCCGGCCAAGGTGCAGTCGGCCCTGCTCGAGGTGATGGCCGAGCACCAGGTGTCGATCGGCGGCGTCACCTACGAGGTGCCCGAGCCGTTCCTGGTCCTCGCCACCCAGAACCCCATCGAGAGCGAGGGCGTCTACCCCCTCCCCGAGGCCCAGAGGGACCGGTTCCTCATGAAGGTGCTGGTGGACTTCCCGTCCGCCCGCGAGGAGGCGGAGATCGTCCACCGCATGAGCGTGGACCGCCCCGAGCCCGTGGCCGTGCTCGACCCCGAGGGCCTGCTGGCGCTCCAGAAGGCGGCCGACGAGGTGTTCCTGCACGACGCCGTCGTCGACTACGCCGTCCGACTCGTCCTGTCGACCCGCGAGCCGCGCAAGTACGGGCTGGGCGAGATCGCGCCCCACGTCGCCCACGGCGCCAGCCCAAGGGCCACCCTCGGGCTGGTGGCGGCCGGCCGGGCCCTCGCCCTGCTGCGGGGCCGCACCTACGTCCTCCCCCAGGACGTCTACGACGTGGCCCGCGACGTGTTGCGCCACCGGGTGCTCCTGTCCTACGAGGCCCTGGCCGACGGCGTCACCGCCGAGCAGGTCGTCGAGCGGGTGGTGCGCACGATCGTGGCGCCCCGCATCACCCCCGGCCAGGACGGCGAGCTGGTCGCCGTGTCGGCGGCCGCGTCGTGACCGACGCCGTCGCCCCGTACGAGGGCGCCGTCCCCCGCCACGAGGCCTCCCGGCACGAGGCGAAGCTGCGCCAGCTCGAGCTGCTGGTGATGCGCCGCCTCGACGGCCTGCTCCAGGGCGACCACCAGGGCCTCGTCCCCGGCGGCGGCAGCGAGCCCGACGACGGCCGCATCTACGAGCCGGGCGACGACGTGCGCCGCATGGACTGGAACCTCACCGCCCGATCCGGGTACCCGCACGTGCGCAACACCGTCGCCGACCGGGAGCTGGAGCTGTGGCTGGTGGTCGACGGCAGCGCCAGCGTCGACTTCGGCACGGCGGCCTGCGAGAAGCGGGACCTGGTGGTCGCCGCCGCCGCCACCTTCGGTTTCCTCACGTCGCGCGACGGCAACCGGGTCGGCGCCCTGGTGTTCGGACCCGGCGAGCCCGAGATCGTGCCGCCCCGCAGCGGCCGGGCCGCCCTGTTCGGCCTGTTGGCCCGCCTCGAGCGCCGGGAACGGGCCGTGGAGGGGAGCGCCTCGCTGGCCGCCGCCCTGCGCCGGGCCCGCCTGGCCGCCCGGCGCCGCAGCCTGGTCGTGGTGGTCTCCGACCTCATCGACCCGGGGCCCTGGGAGCGCGAGCTGCGCGCCCTCGCCGCCCGCCACGACGTGGTGGTGGCCGAGCTGCGCGACCCGCGCGAGCGCGAGCTGCCGCCCGTGGGCCTGCTCACCCTGGTGGACCCCGAGACGGGCCGGCGCCTGGAGGTCCAGACGGCCGACGCCCGGCTGCGGGCCCGCTTCGCCGAGGCGGCCGCCGCCCAGCTGGCGGCGCGGGCACGCTCGGTCAAGGGGGCGGGCGCCGCCCACCTCGTGCTGTCCACCGACCGCGACTGGGTGCTGGACGTGGTCCGCTTCGTCGCCGCCCGGAGGCGACGCCGGTGAGCTTCCTCGCCGCCGGCCGCCTCTGGCTCCTCCTGGTCGTCGCCGGGCTGGTCGCCGCCTACGTGGTCCTCCAGCGGCGGCGCAGGCAGTACGCCGTCCGGTTCACCAACCTGGAGCTGCTGGCGTCGGTGGCGCCCAGGCGCCCGGGGTGGCGCCGCCACGTGCCCGCCGCCGCCATGGCCCTGGCCCTGGTCGGGCTGGTGATCGGCCTGGCCCGGCCCGTCCGGGAGGTGCGGGTGCCCAAGGAGGCGGCGACGGTGATGCTGGTGGTGGACGTGTCGGCGTCCATGCAGGCCACCGACGTCGAGCCCACCCGCCTCGACGCCGCCCGCGACGCCGCCCTGTCGTTCGTCGACGACCTGCCCGACCGCCTCCGGGTGGGCCTGGTGGCATTCGACCGCAGCACGCGGGTGATCGCCCCGCCCACCACCGACCACACGCTGGTGGAGACGGGGATCCAGGGCCTCTACACGGGCCCGGGCACGGCGGCGGGCGACGCCATCCACACCGCGCTGGACGCCATCACCAACGCCGGCGGGGCGGGCGAGACCGAGGGCGAGCAGACGGCCGCCATCGTCCTCCTCTCCGACGGCGCGACAACGGTGGGCACGCCGGTGGAGGTGGCCGCCCAGGCGGCGGTCGAACAGGGCGTGCCCGTCACCACCATCGCCTTCGGCACCCCCGAGGGGACGGTCGACATCGGCGGCCGGGTGATCCCCGTCCCCGCCGACGTGGGCGCCATGACCTCGCTGGCCGAGGTCACCGGGGGCGCCTTCTTCGAGGCGGCGTCGGGTGAGGAGCTGGAGGGCGTGTACGAGGACATCGGCAGCCGCGTCGGCTACACCACCGAGGATCGGGAGGTGGGGCTCACGTTCGTCGGCATCGCCGTCGCCCTGCTCGTCGCCGCCCTGGGCGCCGCCCTGGTGTGGACCGGCCGGATGCTCTGACCGCCGCGTCGGTTCACATCGCGATCGCGCGCCGGCAGGTGGCGCGCAATCGCGAGGCAAACCGGTATCAGGGGATCGAGACGCCGATCCCGCCCCGCGTCGTGGCCCCGTACCGGGCCTTCTCGCGCTCGAGGTCGAGGGGGCGGATGGTGGACCGGGCGGTGGTGGCCTCGTCGTCCAGCAGGTCGGCGGGGACGAGCCACGACACCTCGAACTCGATGCCGTCGGGGTCGCGGGCGTAGATCGCCTTGGTCGACCCGTGGTCGCTGGCGCCCACCAGGGCGCGCCGCCCGGTCAGGACGGCGGCGACCCGCTCCAGCTCGTCGAGCGTGTCGACCTCCCAGGCCAGGTGGTACAGGCCGACCGTCCGCCGTCCCGCCTCGGACGGCCCGGCCGCCTCGCCCACCGAGAACAGGCCGAGGTCGTGGTCGTTGGTGGAGCCGCTCGCCTGGAGGAAGACCGCTCCGGGCGTGCTCATCACCCGCCGGAAGCCCAGGGCGTCCTCGTAGAATGCGGCCGAGCGCTCGGCGTCGCGCACGTAGAGCACGGCGTGGTTGAGTCGGGTGATGGCCATGGGTGGCTCCTTAGGGCGCGGACCGACCGGTGCAACGTTATTGAGGGTTCAAGCATTCCTGCTAGCATGACCCATGGCCGACCCCCGCTGGCTCAGCGACGAGGAGCAGGGCGCGTGGCGGGCGTTCCTCGCCGCCACCAGGCTCGTGTTCCGCGAGCTGGACCGTGAGCTCCAGCGCGACGCCGGCATGCCCCATACCTACTACGTGGTCCTCGTCGCCCTCTCGGAGGCGCCCGGCCGGGCCATGCGCATGACCGAGCTGGCCGCCGTGTGCGACTCGTCGCCCAGCCGGCTGTCCCACGCCGTGGCCAGGCTGGAGGAGGCGGGCTGGGTGCGGCGCACGCCGTCGCCCGACGATCGCCGGGGCGCCCTGGCCACCCTCACCGACCACGGGTTCCACATGCTCGAAGCGGCCGCCCCGGGCCACGTGGAGAGCGTCCGCCGGCACGTGTTCGACCGCCTCAGCGCCGATCAGGTGGTCGAGCTGCGGGGCGTGTGCGAATCCATCCTGGGGGACCGGCGATGAGCGGCGACCGCCGCCCGGCTCCGGGCGAGAACCGCACCCTCCAGGCGTCGCTCTCCCGGCGGCCCCGCCGCCGGCGCGACCCACCCGTGGAGCACATCCTGGACGACCGGGCGACGCTGTTCCACGAGCTGGAGACGAGCAGGCGCTTCCACCGCGACCGGGTCCTCGGGCGCATCTTCCACCCCGGCGCCGTGTCGTTCCGCGAGAACGTGCGGGGCAACAGCCTCCACATCACGATCGAGGACGACCGCGTCCTGGCCCACGTGGACCGGGTGTCGCCCCTCGACCTGCGGCCCGAGCGCCGGTCCCGCTATGCCCTGGGCCGGGTCGCCCTGCACAACCTCTCCGGCATGGCCACCGACCTGGCTCGCCTGGTGCGCGGCCGCCAGGGCGACCACCGCTGCGAGCTCGACTGCGAGTGGGTGCCGGCCGAGGAGACCGACGGCGGCGACGACGCCGACCGGGCCACCCGCCTGGGGATCCCGCTGCTCGAGCCGGAGGAGAGCCCCTGGAGCCTCCACGCCGAGGTCCGGGTGGCGGGGACCCTCGACGAGGGCCGGATGGGCGCCGCCCTGGCCGAGGCGGTGGGCGACGGCGACCCGCTCGCCACCGTGGACTGCCCCGACGGTGCCGCCCTCGAGGCGGCCCGGGAGGAGCTCCAGGCCGTCGCCGTCCCGCTGACCCGTGGCGCGCCCCTCCGGGCCGTCCTCGCCCATTCACCCGACGGCGACGTGCTCATGCTCAACCTCAACCACGCCGCCGCCGACGCCGCCGGCGCCCTCCAGGTGCTCGAGGCGGTGGCGGGGGCCTACGCCGGCCGGTCGGGCACTCCGGTGCTGGACTTCCTGGCCACCCGGGACCTGCCCATCCGCCCCACCGCCGCCCAGCCCAAGAGCCTCGCCCTGCGCTACCGCAGCGGCCTCGAACGGTTGCGCGACGCCCTGGCCAGGCCCGTGCTGCTGCACCGCGACGGGGCGGTGGACGAGCCGGGGCACGCCTACCACCACGTCCGCATCGACGCTCTCGACCCCGCCAGCCTGGCGACGCTGGGCGACCGCGACTTGGACAACGACGTCCTCCTCGCCGCCCTGCACCTGGCCGTGGCCGCCTGGAACGCCGACCATGGCGAGGAGGACGGTCGCATCTCGGTGCTGGTCCCCGTCGACCTCCGTTCCCGGCCGTGGCCGCCCGAGGTCGTCGGCAACTTCTCGGTGACCGCCCGCATCTCCACCGACACCAGGGACCGGTCGAGCCCCACCGACGCGCTGCAGGCGGTGGTCGACCAGACGCACCGCAACATCCGGACCCGCACCGGGACGGCCCTCATCGACGCCCTGGACCGGCACTCGCTGCTCCCGCTGTGGGCGCGGCAGTCGGTGATCGTGCTGCAGCCTCTTACCGCCAACCACCTGCTGGACAGCGGCGTGCTCGCCTACGTCGGCCGCCTCGACGAACCGCCCTCCTTCGGCGCCGAGGCCGGCGACACCACCGAGGTGTGGATCTCCGTCCCGTCCCGGATGCCGCACGGCCTCTCGGTGGGCGGCGCCGTCGTCGCCGGTCGGCTGCACCTCACGTTCCGCTACCCCCGCCGGCTGTTCGACCCCGAGGCCGCCCGGCGCTTCGCCCAGGCCTACGTCGCCCAGCTCCGCCTCGTCGCCACCGCCCCGCTGCCCCGCCACTGACGCGCCGGCCCGGCGCCGGGACGACTACTCGTCGAGCTGCGGGCGGCCCCGGGCCGACCGCTTCAGCTCGCTGAAGTACGGGTTGGCGCCCAGCGTGGTGACCGCGTCCCAGACCTCGAGGGCCTCGTGCCCCTTGGGTGCCTTGCTCAGCACGGGGCCGAAGAAGCTGGGACCGTCGGGCGGGGCGAAGCTGAGGACGGGCGTGCCGACGTCGCCGCCGCAGCGGTCGAGGGCCTCGTCGGTCTCGGAGCGGATCAAGTCGTCGTGCTCGGTAGAGCGGGCCGCCGCCGCCAGGACCGCCGGGTAGCCGAGGGCATCCAGCACCGCCTCGATGCCGTCCGGCTGGTCGAGCGACTCGGCGGCCCGGTCCACGTGGATGCGGCGACCGAACGCCGTGTAGAGCGGCCCGACGGCGTCGCCGCCCAGCTCCCGGCGCACGGCGGCCGCCACCCGCAGCAGCGACAGCCCCCGGTCGTGGCGCCGCTCGTACCCGGCCGGGAAGTCGGCCTCGTAGTCCCGGTGGGCGTTCACGAACCGCAGGGCGATGAAGCGCCAGTCGACGGAGAGGGGCTTTTGGGCCTGGACGCCGACCACCCACCGGGACGTGATCCACGCCCACGGGCAGCCGGGGTCCCAGAAGAACTCGAGGTCGGCCACGCCCCCTTCCTACCCGGCACACGGCCGGTCACGCCGGCGGTGAAACGGGGGGTGGCAGCGGGCGAAATAGATGGGACAATAAATGGACGCTCCGGCGACCGGTCGGGCGACAAAGGGGGCCACCATGTCCGACGCCATCGACGTCAGCGACGACCTCGCCGAGGAGGAGGGCGCCCGAGACGGCGACCGTCCGACCAGCTTCCTGCCGCCGCCGACGTTCCCGGCCGCCATGGTCGCCGACGGCGGGGGCGACCCGGGCGGCGGGGGCGACCCGGGCGGCGGCGGCATCCCCGCGCCCGCCCCGCTTCTCGCGGCGCCGGCCGCCGAGAAGCCGGCCAAGCCCGGCCTCCTGATCCGCCTCGGGCACCTCTTCTGCGGCCGGCCCAACGGCACGCCGTAGCCGCCCGCTCGTCGCGTCGCCGGCCCGCTCGTCCGGTGGCGGCGGAGGCGCGCCGCCACCGGGCGCCGTCGAGGTGAGACCGGTCGGCGCCCGCGTGGTGCCGGCCGCGTCACGGCGGAGGCAGGAGCCACGCCACCACCGCCCCGACCGCCGTGCGCACGTCCTCGGGCACCGGCTCGATGCCCCGCCCGGCGCGGTCGGCCTCGGCCAGCGGCGCCGAGAACGGCACCACCCCGGCGAGCGGCACGCCGAGCCGGGCGGCCGCCCGGCCGAAGGCATCGTCGTCGCCGTCGACGGCCCGGTTGCCCACCAGGGCGACCGGCGCCACCCCCGCCGCCGCCGCCCGCTCCACCGTGCGGGCGGCGGTCACCTGGGACTTGCGGCTGGGGTCGACGACCACCAGTAGGGCGTCGACAGCGGCCAGCGTGCCCTCGGCCCGCCGGACGTGGGCGAGGCCCGCCTCCAGGTCGAGGACCACCAGGTCGAACATCTCGTGCAGCGCCGCCGCCAGCAGGCTGCGGGCGGACGAATGGCCGGCGCACCCGCACGCCGGCTCGTCCTCGTCGGCCCGCAGGGCGTGCAGCAGCGTCACCCCGCCCGGTGCCGGCGAGCCGTAGCCGTGCAGGAGGCGTTCCACCGTGATGCCGCCACCCCCGCGGCCCCGGGCCAGGGCCCGCGGCACGGGCGGCCGCCCGTCGCCCGTCCCGAGGGTGAGCCCGAGGTTGGGGGGGTCGTCGGTGTCCACGGCCACCACCTTCCGGCCCGCTG includes:
- a CDS encoding VWA domain-containing protein, producing MSFLAAGRLWLLLVVAGLVAAYVVLQRRRRQYAVRFTNLELLASVAPRRPGWRRHVPAAAMALALVGLVIGLARPVREVRVPKEAATVMLVVDVSASMQATDVEPTRLDAARDAALSFVDDLPDRLRVGLVAFDRSTRVIAPPTTDHTLVETGIQGLYTGPGTAAGDAIHTALDAITNAGGAGETEGEQTAAIVLLSDGATTVGTPVEVAAQAAVEQGVPVTTIAFGTPEGTVDIGGRVIPVPADVGAMTSLAEVTGGAFFEAASGEELEGVYEDIGSRVGYTTEDREVGLTFVGIAVALLVAALGAALVWTGRML
- a CDS encoding DUF58 domain-containing protein, whose product is MTDAVAPYEGAVPRHEASRHEAKLRQLELLVMRRLDGLLQGDHQGLVPGGGSEPDDGRIYEPGDDVRRMDWNLTARSGYPHVRNTVADRELELWLVVDGSASVDFGTAACEKRDLVVAAAATFGFLTSRDGNRVGALVFGPGEPEIVPPRSGRAALFGLLARLERRERAVEGSASLAAALRRARLAARRRSLVVVVSDLIDPGPWERELRALAARHDVVVAELRDPRERELPPVGLLTLVDPETGRRLEVQTADARLRARFAEAAAAQLAARARSVKGAGAAHLVLSTDRDWVLDVVRFVAARRRRR
- a CDS encoding trypsin-like peptidase domain-containing protein, with the translated sequence MEMPDRGRWGIDTLDEPPGPAGPPEALPPLEPPPAEAPPYPHDGPPVAGSTPPAPGPGMPLSPPPDRPRALRARTGAALLAVALAGAAAGSALTMALDGDEAASPRAVVGAAGAGRSIVLDGEKLDVAGVVAKAEPAVVSIRVDVDNGFRSATGAGTGVILTPDGEVLTNAHVVDGARTVRVTLAGESRARTADVVGTDPAADLALLRIPGAQGLPTADLGSSADVAVGDDVVAIGNALALRGGPTVTRGIVSALDRSLDTSNGTMTGLIQTDASISSGNSGGPLVNALGQVIGINTAVASSGRGSAAENIGFAIAIDRALPVMERLRGNAPSARVGYLGVSTSDPEDGSRGATVMSVEAGSPADAAGVRAGDLITHVDGRAIDGAAALSSAVKSKEPGADIDLRVLREDDEVGVKATLGTQPAG
- a CDS encoding MarR family transcriptional regulator, with protein sequence MADPRWLSDEEQGAWRAFLAATRLVFRELDRELQRDAGMPHTYYVVLVALSEAPGRAMRMTELAAVCDSSPSRLSHAVARLEEAGWVRRTPSPDDRRGALATLTDHGFHMLEAAAPGHVESVRRHVFDRLSADQVVELRGVCESILGDRR
- a CDS encoding acyl-CoA dehydrogenase family protein; this encodes MSDRRPETGGDAVAFASRFADEVLFPSALDTESAGDVPTTSLDALAAAGLYGMAGPVPAGGLDLDRASGWAVVEALAGGCLATAFVWVQHHGLVRMLASAAPGELRDEWLGPLCRGERRAGLALAGLLPGPARLRATPRDEGWALQGSSPWVTGWGHVDVLLVAARAPDDMVAWLVVDAVEGGGLTVERQRLVAVDASATVRADFDGLVVPRDRLIAVQPCAEVAGGPAASLRTNGSLALGVAGRCCRLMGPSGLGPELAHCRAALDAAGPEEIADARAAASELAVRAASALVVHEGSSSVTLGASAQRLAREATFLLVFGSRPAIRAALLRRLGAG
- a CDS encoding VOC family protein, which gives rise to MAITRLNHAVLYVRDAERSAAFYEDALGFRRVMSTPGAVFLQASGSTNDHDLGLFSVGEAAGPSEAGRRTVGLYHLAWEVDTLDELERVAAVLTGRRALVGASDHGSTKAIYARDPDGIEFEVSWLVPADLLDDEATTARSTIRPLDLEREKARYGATTRGGIGVSIP
- a CDS encoding MoxR family ATPase; this encodes MTPSRTPGEILEQALFEVKRVVVGQDRMIERLFVCLLGRGHCLLEGAPGLAKTLAAETLATVMGGEFARLQFTPDLVPADLVGTRIYRPSQEAFDVELGPVFANVVLADEINRAPAKVQSALLEVMAEHQVSIGGVTYEVPEPFLVLATQNPIESEGVYPLPEAQRDRFLMKVLVDFPSAREEAEIVHRMSVDRPEPVAVLDPEGLLALQKAADEVFLHDAVVDYAVRLVLSTREPRKYGLGEIAPHVAHGASPRATLGLVAAGRALALLRGRTYVLPQDVYDVARDVLRHRVLLSYEALADGVTAEQVVERVVRTIVAPRITPGQDGELVAVSAAAS